One window of Methanogenium organophilum genomic DNA carries:
- the mmrce1 gene encoding MmRce1 family CPBP family CAAX prenyl protease, whose product MISNYKYKPLVYFAAVFIVTYVLWFAGAYVSFQDDISGLYMLLMLPGLMAPFLLSLVFIFGSKNSGLIKDFVNRLFNLRLIEPKMLPVFFLIMPFSVVVSILLSLPFGGAVSQFQLSEGFSFSSGFVPVLVLLLLAASFEELGWRGYAFDSLQSRHTIFRASVIFGILWSLWHFPLIFVNNSYQYEIFHESIWYAVNFFAGFIAIGIIISWICIKNGKSIPAAILFHFIVNMSQETLMITQTTKCIQTVVLLIFAGVIVALDKEMFFSRNHLVVEGN is encoded by the coding sequence ATGATTTCCAATTACAAATACAAACCTCTGGTTTATTTTGCTGCGGTTTTTATCGTGACCTATGTTCTCTGGTTTGCAGGGGCGTATGTAAGTTTTCAGGATGATATAAGCGGGCTCTATATGCTCCTTATGCTGCCCGGGCTGATGGCACCGTTTTTGCTTTCACTTGTGTTTATATTTGGGTCAAAGAATTCAGGACTGATAAAGGATTTTGTCAACCGGTTGTTCAATCTACGGCTGATTGAACCCAAAATGCTGCCGGTATTTTTCCTTATAATGCCGTTTTCTGTCGTGGTCTCCATCCTTCTTTCGCTTCCCTTTGGGGGGGCCGTTTCCCAGTTTCAATTGTCCGAAGGGTTTTCCTTCTCTTCAGGCTTTGTTCCTGTTCTGGTTCTTCTTTTGCTTGCCGCATCCTTTGAAGAGCTTGGATGGCGAGGGTATGCCTTTGACAGTCTCCAGAGCCGTCACACGATCTTTCGTGCATCAGTCATTTTCGGTATACTCTGGTCGCTCTGGCACTTCCCGTTGATATTTGTCAACAACTCCTACCAGTATGAGATTTTTCACGAAAGTATCTGGTATGCGGTGAACTTTTTTGCCGGCTTCATTGCGATTGGAATCATCATCAGCTGGATCTGCATAAAAAACGGGAAAAGTATTCCAGCGGCGATCCTCTTTCACTTTATTGTCAATATGTCGCAGGAGACACTGATGATCACCCAGACAACAAAGTGTATTCAGACGGTTGTCCTCCTGATTTTTGCAGGTGTGATTGTTGCACTGGATAAGGAAATGTTTTTTTCCCGGAACCATCTTGTGGTGGAGGGAAACTAA
- a CDS encoding ATP-grasp domain-containing protein translates to MKGWILYKHSELELKPETYEINRLLEVAEENNIEMKVLTPEQFELIVTRGDRKSILLDGETASLPDFLLPRMGAETSYYALAVIRHLESLGVHTFNSSQSIETVKDKLYSHQILAKADIAFPKTMLAKYPINVDLVEEQFGFPLIVKTLSGSMGSGVFLSGSKSKFVDLMEIIRSTKSNVNFILQEFVKTSMGRDLRVIIIGGRAVACMERVAKEGDFKANFSRGGLVRSFEMTPEIEWLATETARIFGLDIAGIDLLFDGEHFKVCEANSSPGFEGVESCCGIDIAQEMYNFIRVRLGMFPEEEGIIKD, encoded by the coding sequence GTGAAAGGATGGATATTATACAAGCATTCCGAGCTGGAATTAAAGCCGGAAACCTATGAAATAAACCGGCTTCTTGAGGTTGCTGAAGAGAACAACATCGAGATGAAGGTATTAACACCCGAACAATTCGAACTAATCGTCACACGAGGTGACAGAAAGAGCATTCTTTTGGATGGAGAAACTGCTTCACTTCCGGATTTCCTCTTACCCAGAATGGGAGCAGAAACCTCATACTACGCACTGGCGGTCATCAGACATCTGGAAAGTCTTGGAGTTCACACATTCAACTCATCCCAGAGTATTGAAACTGTTAAGGACAAGCTTTATTCTCACCAGATACTCGCCAAAGCGGATATTGCATTCCCAAAGACGATGCTCGCAAAATATCCCATCAATGTAGACCTTGTTGAGGAACAATTTGGTTTTCCGTTGATTGTAAAAACGCTGTCAGGTTCAATGGGAAGTGGAGTTTTCCTTTCTGGAAGCAAATCTAAATTCGTCGACCTGATGGAAATTATACGTTCAACAAAGAGCAACGTCAATTTTATCCTACAGGAATTCGTGAAAACTAGTATGGGACGGGACCTTCGTGTCATAATTATTGGGGGACGTGCCGTAGCCTGCATGGAAAGAGTAGCAAAGGAAGGAGATTTCAAAGCAAATTTCTCAAGAGGAGGATTGGTCAGGTCTTTTGAAATGACACCCGAGATTGAATGGCTGGCTACCGAAACTGCAAGGATATTCGGTCTTGATATTGCAGGAATAGACCTGCTTTTCGACGGGGAACACTTCAAAGTATGTGAAGCAAACTCTTCACCAGGATTCGAAGGCGTGGAAAGCTGTTGTGGTATAGATATAGCACAGGAAATGTACAACTTCATTCGAGTGCGTCTTGGAATGTTTCCGGAAGAAGAAGGGATTATTAAGGATTAA
- a CDS encoding MFS transporter — protein MEFKAIHLLMLCCTAFFAMAGGAVLAPVLPEMVEPLHTTAAEIGLMISVLTISTAIFTLVVGYFIDRVNRKTILVPCLIFYGLPGLVCFFISDFHTILVLRFIQGIGVSSMMTLALMIIGEVYEGHDSVMAISRISMSIAIGAVSAPLIGGSLAMLGWNYPFLFYALSLPFAVLILVFLPETSSDRKTGTQCGITKAFASLKDIRICYTVFLAFTIFFMLFALIIYVPFLLRDLFGFTSGGSGLMLAIEGLAVVILASRVRNFTRKFSMPAVISMGFTLIGIAMIGISFVPSVIGILLLLMLFGAGFGLAQTTIDVLIVKISPQESRGGILSIHNCMKYVGQSLSPVIFAVILVHFGINTVLLIAGILGLLIALMTCLMIRRFENPVLQPVADGKPAVL, from the coding sequence ATGGAATTCAAAGCTATTCACCTGCTCATGCTCTGTTGTACTGCATTTTTTGCAATGGCAGGAGGAGCGGTTCTGGCACCGGTATTGCCGGAGATGGTCGAGCCTCTGCATACAACAGCTGCCGAAATAGGGCTGATGATATCGGTATTAACCATCTCGACAGCAATTTTTACCCTTGTTGTCGGATATTTCATCGACCGGGTTAACCGGAAAACCATACTTGTGCCCTGTCTCATTTTCTATGGCCTGCCGGGGCTTGTATGTTTTTTCATCTCAGATTTTCATACGATTCTGGTCCTGAGGTTTATACAGGGCATCGGGGTGTCGTCAATGATGACACTGGCTCTGATGATTATCGGGGAGGTGTATGAAGGCCATGACAGTGTAATGGCCATAAGCAGAATCAGTATGTCTATTGCTATTGGCGCAGTATCCGCTCCTCTTATCGGCGGAAGCCTGGCAATGCTGGGATGGAATTATCCGTTCTTATTCTATGCACTTTCCCTTCCGTTCGCCGTTCTGATACTGGTATTTCTTCCCGAGACGAGCAGTGACAGGAAAACAGGAACGCAATGTGGAATTACGAAAGCATTTGCCTCTCTAAAGGATATTCGGATATGTTATACGGTCTTCCTGGCATTTACGATATTCTTCATGTTATTTGCCCTGATCATCTATGTGCCCTTCCTGCTCAGGGATTTGTTCGGGTTTACCTCAGGAGGATCCGGTTTAATGCTCGCAATTGAAGGACTGGCTGTTGTTATTCTGGCTTCCCGTGTAAGGAATTTCACCCGAAAATTTTCAATGCCTGCGGTCATTAGTATGGGTTTTACGCTCATCGGAATAGCGATGATAGGAATCTCTTTTGTACCTTCAGTTATCGGCATTCTTCTCCTTTTAATGCTGTTTGGAGCAGGTTTCGGGCTGGCACAGACTACAATCGATGTACTCATCGTGAAGATTTCACCTCAGGAATCAAGAGGCGGAATATTGTCGATTCATAATTGTATGAAATATGTCGGTCAGAGTCTTTCTCCGGTAATTTTTGCAGTAATTCTTGTCCATTTCGGAATTAACACGGTATTATTGATAGCAGGTATCCTTGGACTGCTTATCGCTCTGATGACCTGTCTAATGATAAGAAGGTTTGAGAATCCGGTTTTACAGCCTGTTGCAGATGGGAAACCAGCCGTCCTCTAA
- a CDS encoding type II toxin-antitoxin system RelE family toxin, translating to MSKIEKLKDDPVPHGSIKLRGTKEDIFRIRVGDYRVLYEVDNGVEIIGIIKIGKRSNVY from the coding sequence ATTTCCAAAATCGAGAAGCTAAAGGATGATCCCGTACCACATGGTTCGATCAAACTGAGAGGGACAAAGGAGGATATCTTCCGTATTAGGGTGGGAGATTACCGTGTCCTGTACGAAGTCGATAATGGAGTTGAGATCATCGGGATAATTAAGATTGGCAAGCGATCAAATGTTTACTGA
- a CDS encoding DUF2283 domain-containing protein: protein MTENLIHTDVDTIDYDYENDSLFLFLKGAEYSHSLNLDNIIIDFGEGNYIKGVEIQNASKKFGVSKYALKNPHEVDVELNVSDEKIELKIRLTLRIRNKYLPKVIATTDMNEFNIPSGTMAMSCGMC, encoded by the coding sequence ATGACTGAAAATTTAATTCATACGGATGTAGATACCATAGATTATGATTATGAGAATGACAGTCTTTTTTTATTCCTCAAAGGGGCTGAATATTCACATTCGCTGAATTTAGATAATATCATAATTGATTTTGGTGAAGGAAATTATATCAAGGGCGTAGAGATACAGAATGCTTCCAAAAAATTTGGTGTCTCGAAATATGCGCTAAAAAATCCTCATGAAGTTGATGTTGAACTTAATGTTTCAGATGAAAAAATTGAGCTTAAAATTAGACTCACTCTCAGAATAAGAAATAAATATCTCCCCAAAGTCATCGCTACAACAGATATGAACGAATTCAATATTCCATCCGGGACAATGGCCATGTCGTGCGGAATGTGCTGA
- a CDS encoding MarR family winged helix-turn-helix transcriptional regulator, translated as MKSEGFIGKYIAFLYRDSQKYLDKELEPYHIGSSQAYILMSLFESDGINQESISRIIKVDKTSITRSIQKLIEEGYVVRQKDEDDNRSYRVFLTGKGRQIEPDIWKIASGWEDILLSGYDTDHRSLIVDYLKDMSDNISRKMED; from the coding sequence ATGAAAAGTGAAGGATTTATCGGAAAATATATCGCATTTCTCTACCGGGACTCTCAGAAATACCTGGACAAAGAATTGGAACCATACCATATTGGATCCAGTCAGGCCTATATACTGATGTCCCTTTTTGAATCCGATGGAATAAACCAGGAATCGATTTCCCGGATCATAAAAGTGGATAAAACATCAATCACCAGGTCCATACAAAAACTGATTGAAGAAGGCTATGTTGTCCGGCAAAAGGACGAAGACGACAATCGCTCATATCGTGTGTTTTTGACCGGGAAAGGAAGACAGATTGAACCGGATATCTGGAAGATTGCATCAGGGTGGGAGGATATTCTGTTATCCGGCTATGATACCGATCATCGGAGCTTAATTGTGGATTATTTGAAGGATATGTCCGATAACATATCCCGGAAAATGGAAGATTAA
- a CDS encoding MFS transporter, which yields MTGEKTDTPGDLYSKFLLIWFGQFISVIGTGLTIFSLGIYVLLQTGTASSFVFILMCVFLPPFLLKPYGGIMADRYDRRVMMVVGDLGASLGLLFIFFMMLKGDIELWHIYLGIAASSVFSAFQEPAYKALVTDLLPEEQYAKASGLVQLAGSAQYLISPFLAGILLTLMNIEYIFLIDISTLIIASFIVIWVRKTIGGIPVQRVEHDFMAELREGIREFSKNKGVVNLVLTITAVLFFVGLLQSLFIPMLLNLTTAKTVGISQSVCATGMLIGSLFIGLFGSKNKQVKILAVSLFIAGIFFANLGLSTNIVFITLAGFTFFATLPFINTSIEVLIRKNIDNSKQGRVWSIISMVTYLGSIIAFAVTGFLADSVFNPLLEPGGPLAETAGVVVGVGEGRGIALMFIISGLMISLISLVLWRNKKIRILEDGEDEGSIINLIEASDFV from the coding sequence TTGACCGGGGAAAAGACGGATACGCCCGGGGATCTTTATTCCAAATTCCTTTTGATCTGGTTTGGCCAGTTCATCTCGGTAATCGGTACCGGGCTTACCATCTTTTCACTGGGAATATATGTACTCCTGCAGACCGGTACAGCCTCAAGCTTTGTCTTCATACTGATGTGTGTGTTTTTGCCTCCGTTCCTGCTCAAACCCTATGGCGGGATCATGGCAGACCGGTATGACAGGCGTGTGATGATGGTTGTCGGGGATCTGGGAGCATCGCTCGGGCTTCTCTTCATATTTTTTATGATGCTGAAGGGCGACATCGAACTCTGGCACATTTATCTGGGGATTGCAGCCAGTTCGGTTTTTTCAGCGTTCCAGGAGCCGGCCTACAAGGCCTTGGTTACCGACCTTCTGCCCGAAGAGCAATATGCTAAGGCAAGCGGACTGGTGCAGCTGGCAGGTTCTGCTCAATATTTAATATCCCCCTTTTTAGCCGGAATATTGCTGACACTGATGAATATCGAATATATTTTCTTAATCGATATCAGCACTCTCATAATTGCAAGTTTTATTGTTATCTGGGTAAGAAAGACGATAGGCGGGATTCCGGTCCAGCGGGTGGAGCATGACTTCATGGCCGAACTGAGAGAGGGTATTAGGGAATTTTCGAAGAACAAGGGTGTGGTTAACCTGGTCCTTACGATCACCGCCGTGCTCTTTTTTGTCGGGCTGCTTCAGTCTCTGTTTATTCCGATGCTTCTTAACCTGACAACCGCAAAAACCGTAGGGATCTCCCAGTCCGTCTGCGCAACCGGCATGCTGATCGGAAGCCTGTTTATCGGATTGTTCGGCAGCAAAAACAAACAGGTGAAAATACTGGCGGTTTCACTATTCATCGCAGGAATATTTTTTGCCAACCTTGGACTCTCAACCAATATCGTCTTCATTACGCTGGCAGGATTTACGTTCTTTGCGACCCTGCCTTTCATTAACACCTCGATTGAAGTGTTGATCCGGAAAAATATCGATAACAGCAAACAGGGGCGTGTGTGGTCAATTATTTCAATGGTTACCTATCTCGGATCCATCATCGCTTTTGCAGTCACCGGGTTTCTGGCAGATTCTGTTTTCAATCCGCTTCTGGAACCCGGCGGGCCTCTGGCTGAAACAGCCGGTGTTGTTGTTGGCGTAGGGGAAGGCAGGGGAATTGCCCTGATGTTTATCATTTCCGGGTTAATGATTTCCCTGATTTCTTTGGTTTTATGGAGAAACAAAAAAATCAGAATATTAGAAGATGGTGAAGACGAGGGCAGTATTATTAACCTGATTGAAGCAAGCGATTTTGTCTAA